In Novipirellula caenicola, the genomic stretch AGGGAATTTGTCCAACGGCAAACCACCGACTGCGGCGCTGCTCCAAATCGGCACCATCGAATCGCCGTGTTCGCCCAAGATCAACGCCTTGGTCTGTGTGGGCGGTGCGTTTAGCTGGGCGGCGATCAACGAACAGAAGCGGATCGTGTCCAATTGTGTTCCCAATCCGATCACCTGACTGGCGGGCAAATCAAGCATCTGGGCGGCAACGTACGTCAACACGTCCACAGGGTTACTGACCACCAACACAATCGCCGAGGATTTGGGGCCAGCCGCTTTGACGTCGCGGACGATCTGAACGAACAGGTCGGTGTTGCGATTGATCAGGTCCAATCGCGATTCGTCGGGCTTGCGGCGAAGTCCAGCCGTGATGCAAATCACGTCGCTGTCGGCAATGTGCTCGTAACCGCCGCCGACGATGCGTTGGTCGGCCACACTTGGGCTGCCGTGCTGCAGGTCAAGCGCCTGGCCGACCGCCAT encodes the following:
- a CDS encoding lactate/malate dehydrogenase family protein; translation: MKISIIGAGGLVGSCAAYAIQCGGIAREIALLDVNQEMAVGQALDLQHGSPSVADQRIVGGGYEHIADSDVICITAGLRRKPDESRLDLINRNTDLFVQIVRDVKAAGPKSSAIVLVVSNPVDVLTYVAAQMLDLPASQVIGLGTQLDTIRFCSLIAAQLNAPPTQTKALILGEHGDSMVPIWSSAAVGGLPLDKFPGWNATMANDLFTRTRGSGAEVIKRKGGAGFAVGIAIRDVFDAIALDRRCILPVSSVQRGCYGIRDVALSVPTVVGRTGVINQLEIDLWPKEVQGIRASGGALKKTLDIVLPRIA